A section of the Gloeobacter violaceus PCC 7421 genome encodes:
- a CDS encoding pentapeptide repeat-containing protein, with the protein MDVPNRDPVLGGKAAPPDAPALGGFAGLRLRLLQSTSPEERRAALRKAPDWGEKGLKLLLVVLGQDADPHVRQEAWELLASRMESAPWLRNPSQSLPRRDIGGRRGLIRCYERGENLACADLRAENLCRMNLSFAVLPFADLSGADLSRSVNLKRADLRGARLVGADLRGAFLHGANLSGSRLEAADLMKVALAGANLSGADLSRANLRAAHLEGADLRRTNLGEADLAGAFLRGARLEGADLRRARLEGADLECAATEGTCWEGADLGGVAWAALSRVKPIDL; encoded by the coding sequence ATGGATGTTCCCAATCGCGATCCTGTGCTCGGCGGCAAGGCCGCACCACCCGACGCTCCGGCCCTGGGGGGCTTCGCGGGCCTGCGGCTACGGCTGCTGCAGTCGACAAGCCCCGAGGAGCGCCGGGCGGCGCTTCGCAAGGCGCCGGACTGGGGCGAGAAGGGCCTCAAATTGCTGCTGGTCGTTCTTGGACAGGACGCGGATCCGCACGTTCGCCAAGAAGCCTGGGAACTGCTGGCTTCTCGCATGGAGAGTGCACCGTGGCTTCGAAATCCGTCGCAATCGCTTCCCCGCCGCGACATCGGCGGACGCAGGGGTCTCATCCGCTGCTACGAACGGGGCGAAAACCTCGCCTGTGCCGACCTGCGCGCAGAGAATCTTTGCCGGATGAATCTGAGCTTTGCGGTGCTGCCGTTTGCCGATTTGAGCGGTGCGGATCTGAGCCGCTCGGTCAACCTCAAACGGGCGGATTTGCGTGGGGCACGGCTGGTGGGAGCGGATCTTCGAGGGGCCTTCCTGCACGGAGCCAACCTGTCCGGCAGCCGGTTGGAAGCGGCGGATCTCATGAAGGTTGCGCTTGCCGGAGCCAACCTGAGCGGCGCGGACCTGTCCCGGGCGAACCTGCGCGCCGCGCATCTGGAGGGCGCCGACCTGCGCCGCACCAATCTCGGTGAGGCGGACCTTGCCGGTGCTTTCTTGAGGGGCGCCCGCCTGGAAGGGGCGGATCTGCGGCGCGCCCGTCTGGAAGGGGCGGACCTCGAATGCGCGGCCACCGAGGGAACGTGCTGGGAAGGAGCGGATCTGGGTGGTGTCGCTTGGGCGGCTTTGTCCCGAGTAAAGCCCATTGATCTCTAG
- a CDS encoding alpha/beta fold hydrolase, with amino-acid sequence MQSSVTQWSWHGYPVAYRSAGEAHSDRPPMVLIHGFGASLGHWRRNLPVLAQEHPVFALDLVGFGASAKPSPAELAYTFETWGRQVGDFVREVVGRPAILVGNSIGAIVALQAAVGAPERTDSVVLINCSLRLLHERKRRTLPWLRRAGTPLLQRLLSVPAVGRFFFNRLRRPESVRKILQQAYVRREAVTDELVEMLTRPAADPGATAVFLAFINYASGPLAEDLLPEVRSPVLILWGKDDPWEPCALGRALADYPCVEKFVPIERAGHCPQDEAPEEVNAHLLAWGARRSSALSQ; translated from the coding sequence ATGCAATCTTCCGTAACACAGTGGTCCTGGCACGGTTACCCGGTGGCCTACCGCAGCGCCGGGGAGGCCCACAGCGACCGGCCGCCGATGGTGCTCATCCACGGCTTCGGCGCCTCGCTGGGCCACTGGCGCCGCAACCTGCCGGTCCTGGCGCAGGAGCATCCTGTTTTTGCGCTGGATCTGGTGGGCTTTGGGGCGAGTGCCAAACCGAGCCCTGCCGAACTGGCCTACACCTTCGAGACCTGGGGTCGGCAGGTCGGCGATTTTGTGCGCGAAGTGGTGGGCCGGCCGGCCATCCTGGTCGGCAACTCGATCGGCGCCATCGTGGCGCTGCAGGCGGCGGTGGGTGCTCCCGAGCGGACCGACAGCGTTGTACTGATCAACTGTTCGCTGCGACTCCTGCACGAGCGCAAGCGCCGGACGCTCCCCTGGCTGCGCCGCGCCGGGACGCCGCTATTGCAGCGGTTGCTCTCGGTACCGGCGGTGGGGCGCTTCTTTTTTAACCGGCTGCGCCGCCCCGAGAGCGTGCGCAAGATCCTCCAGCAAGCCTACGTGCGCCGCGAGGCGGTTACCGACGAACTGGTGGAAATGCTCACCCGCCCGGCTGCCGATCCAGGGGCAACGGCGGTGTTTCTGGCTTTTATCAACTACGCGAGCGGGCCGCTCGCCGAGGACTTGCTGCCCGAGGTGCGCTCGCCGGTGCTCATCCTCTGGGGTAAAGACGACCCCTGGGAGCCCTGTGCCCTGGGCCGCGCTCTCGCGGACTACCCGTGCGTCGAGAAATTTGTGCCCATCGAGCGGGCGGGCCACTGTCCGCAGGACGAAGCACCCGAAGAAGTCAACGCCCACCTGCTCGCCTGGGGCGCCCGGCGGTCTTCGGCGCTGAGCCAGTAG
- a CDS encoding glutamyl-tRNA reductase has protein sequence MQIAVIGLSHRTAPVEIRERVSIAEGQVPEYVSRLRSCSQVAECAILSTCNRLEIYTVLRDSEHGLREVTRFLAESKGVLLPTLQRHLFVLLHQDAVMHLMRVAAGLDSIVLGEGQILAQVKMTQSLAQQGKGVDRVLNQLFKTAITAGKRVRSDTNIGTGAVSVSSAAVEMALRKKGPLHNQRCLVVGAGKMGELLVRHLLAKGARQIIVLNRSLEKAAQMVEQFGLMLPVATVDELTNYVPCSDLIFTCTGATEPLLTLEKMSSLRRDQSLMIFDIAVPRNVATEVDELPNVQLFNVDHLKQVVEENRAYRQLMVTQCEEILLEQLDEFLDWWRGLEAVPTINQLRQKVETIREQELEKALSRLGTEFAEKHQGIIDSLTRAIVNKILHDPMVQLRAQRDIEARRRALQTLQTLFNLEAQSNPEPPTL, from the coding sequence ATGCAGATCGCGGTCATCGGATTGAGTCACCGAACTGCACCAGTCGAAATTCGCGAACGGGTCAGCATTGCCGAGGGGCAGGTTCCCGAATACGTGTCTCGGTTGCGAAGCTGCTCACAAGTTGCCGAATGCGCGATTTTGAGCACCTGTAATCGTCTAGAAATTTATACGGTCCTGCGCGACAGCGAGCACGGTCTGCGCGAGGTGACCCGCTTTCTGGCCGAGAGCAAAGGGGTGCTGCTGCCGACGCTCCAGCGCCACCTGTTCGTGCTGTTGCACCAGGATGCGGTGATGCATCTGATGCGCGTGGCGGCCGGGCTCGATTCGATCGTGCTGGGCGAAGGGCAGATTCTTGCCCAGGTGAAGATGACCCAAAGCCTCGCCCAGCAGGGTAAGGGCGTGGACCGCGTCCTCAACCAGCTGTTCAAGACGGCGATCACCGCCGGCAAGCGGGTGCGCAGCGACACCAACATCGGCACCGGCGCAGTCTCGGTCTCCTCGGCGGCGGTCGAGATGGCCCTGCGCAAAAAAGGTCCCCTGCACAACCAGCGCTGTCTGGTGGTGGGGGCGGGCAAGATGGGCGAACTGTTGGTGCGCCATCTGCTCGCCAAGGGGGCGCGCCAGATCATCGTGCTTAACCGCTCCCTCGAAAAGGCGGCCCAGATGGTCGAGCAGTTCGGGCTGATGCTGCCGGTGGCCACGGTCGACGAGTTGACCAACTACGTGCCCTGCTCCGATTTGATCTTCACCTGCACAGGCGCCACCGAACCGCTGCTGACGCTGGAGAAGATGAGCTCCTTGCGCCGCGACCAGTCGCTGATGATCTTCGACATCGCCGTGCCGCGCAACGTCGCGACCGAGGTGGACGAGTTGCCGAACGTGCAACTATTCAACGTCGATCACCTCAAGCAGGTGGTCGAGGAGAACCGTGCCTACCGGCAGCTGATGGTCACCCAGTGCGAGGAGATTCTGCTGGAGCAGCTCGATGAATTTCTCGACTGGTGGCGCGGCCTGGAGGCGGTGCCCACGATCAACCAGTTGCGCCAAAAAGTCGAAACCATCCGCGAGCAGGAACTCGAAAAAGCCCTCTCGCGCCTGGGAACCGAATTTGCCGAGAAGCACCAGGGCATTATCGACTCGCTCACCCGCGCCATTGTCAACAAAATCCTGCACGACCCGATGGTGCAACTGAGAGCCCAGCGCGACATCGAAGCGCGCCGCCGTGCCCTGCAGACCTTGCAGACGCTCTTCAACCTCGAAGCGCAGAGCAATCCCGAGCCTCCGACACTTTAG
- a CDS encoding DUF885 domain-containing protein, whose translation MFSMLLKRRTVLAAAGCWLAARQVRAAPAAERDARAQTLFEAILAEGFASDPVGATAVGEHRYDDRWPDVSPPGRERERDRIRSALARLAAFGRKDLSVDARIDFDSLVNSLELARFTDPIEAPWLHNPLYYTGNIGTGLDELVSREFAPAGVRAASVAARLEKLPGFVEEAIANLRRGKPLAPHSRVAVGQLAGTLLLIQKELPDKLKNAPPALRRRIAAATPAAVTAVEKLRSVVQNELLPGASENWRLGRTNFERKLRLTLEMDLGADEVYALARQEHERVRARMASLARELFVPLFGAAELKLFAAGPDADERIIRRVLAQLASDHVRAEDLRAACESNLERLSAFVRERKLVPLDEQAVLKVIWTPPQQRGVAIAGLAAPAPLDADKPGLPSFYLVQPVPEDWTPERRESFLREYNNFMLEILSIHEAIPGHFVQGYYAKRVPSKVRKVNANGPFVEGWAVYTEHVMVEAGYGGPDPGKDKPAGLTDALWRIKQDPVLRAKAIALHGQKFYLRSVTNAILDHAIHAGTMGEEEAVALMVERSFQQEGEARAKWVRAQVSSTQLSTYFVGAQAWFRLRERAEARAKARYELFDLAAFHAQALAHGAPPVGRLPELMGWN comes from the coding sequence ATGTTTTCCATGCTTTTGAAGCGCCGCACCGTACTTGCCGCCGCCGGTTGCTGGCTTGCCGCCCGTCAGGTCCGGGCCGCCCCGGCGGCGGAGCGCGACGCCCGGGCGCAAACGCTTTTCGAGGCGATTCTGGCCGAGGGTTTCGCAAGCGATCCGGTGGGTGCCACCGCCGTCGGGGAGCACCGCTACGACGATCGCTGGCCGGATGTGAGTCCCCCAGGCCGCGAGCGCGAGCGCGACCGTATCCGCTCTGCCCTGGCCCGACTCGCCGCCTTCGGGCGCAAGGATCTGTCGGTTGATGCCCGCATCGATTTCGACTCGCTAGTGAACAGCCTCGAACTGGCCCGTTTCACCGATCCAATCGAGGCGCCCTGGCTGCACAATCCCCTCTACTACACCGGCAATATCGGCACCGGCCTCGACGAACTGGTCAGCCGCGAATTTGCCCCAGCCGGGGTGCGCGCCGCGAGCGTCGCCGCCCGTCTTGAGAAGCTGCCCGGTTTCGTGGAGGAAGCGATTGCCAATCTGCGCCGGGGTAAGCCCCTCGCTCCCCACTCGCGCGTGGCGGTGGGCCAACTGGCAGGAACGCTCCTGCTGATTCAAAAAGAGCTTCCGGACAAGCTCAAAAATGCTCCCCCGGCTTTGCGCCGCCGCATTGCCGCCGCCACTCCCGCCGCCGTCACCGCCGTCGAGAAACTGCGATCCGTAGTCCAGAACGAACTGCTACCGGGGGCGAGTGAGAACTGGCGCCTGGGCCGCACCAACTTTGAGCGCAAGCTCCGGCTCACCCTGGAGATGGACCTGGGGGCCGACGAAGTCTATGCCCTCGCCCGGCAAGAGCACGAGCGGGTGCGTGCGCGCATGGCGAGTCTGGCGCGCGAGTTGTTCGTGCCGCTGTTCGGTGCGGCGGAACTGAAGCTCTTCGCAGCCGGGCCGGACGCGGACGAGCGGATTATCCGGCGTGTGCTCGCGCAACTGGCTAGTGACCACGTCCGGGCTGAAGATCTGCGCGCCGCCTGCGAGAGCAACCTCGAACGGCTGAGCGCCTTTGTGCGCGAGCGCAAGCTGGTGCCCCTCGACGAGCAGGCGGTACTCAAAGTAATCTGGACGCCACCCCAGCAACGGGGGGTAGCAATCGCCGGTCTGGCCGCCCCTGCTCCCCTCGACGCCGACAAACCGGGATTGCCGAGTTTTTATCTTGTCCAGCCGGTGCCCGAGGACTGGACACCCGAGCGGCGCGAATCCTTCCTGCGCGAGTACAACAACTTTATGCTCGAAATTCTCTCGATCCACGAGGCGATCCCCGGCCATTTCGTCCAGGGCTACTACGCCAAGCGTGTCCCGTCGAAGGTGCGCAAAGTGAACGCCAACGGCCCCTTTGTCGAAGGCTGGGCAGTCTACACCGAGCATGTGATGGTCGAGGCTGGCTACGGCGGGCCGGACCCCGGCAAAGACAAACCCGCGGGGCTCACAGACGCGCTGTGGCGCATCAAACAAGATCCGGTACTCAGGGCAAAGGCCATCGCCCTGCACGGTCAGAAGTTTTATCTGCGCTCCGTCACCAACGCCATCCTCGATCATGCCATCCACGCCGGGACGATGGGCGAGGAGGAAGCCGTGGCGCTGATGGTCGAGCGTTCCTTCCAGCAGGAGGGCGAAGCACGGGCCAAGTGGGTGCGCGCCCAGGTGAGTTCCACACAGCTGAGCACTTACTTCGTGGGAGCCCAGGCCTGGTTCCGCCTTCGAGAACGGGCAGAAGCGCGAGCCAAAGCCAGATACGAGCTCTTCGATCTGGCGGCTTTTCACGCCCAGGCCCTTGCCCACGGCGCTCCTCCCGTCGGCCGCCTGCCCGAATTGATGGGCTGGAATTAG
- a CDS encoding ATP-binding protein, which yields MFSLLQQIEGHGLQVIFDFTNCNFLRQNAVAFLGGIARMVNLRGGTVEFALDTLGNDIRANLAQNGFLEAFGYPEQPWTGNSIPYREDPCGSVNTEEEVVKYLGSYWLGRGWLQINPSLRDAIVGKVWEIYANAFEHGRSDIGIFSCGQFYPNLRVLKLAAVDFGVGIPANVRECLSKPEMRDCDALRWALCAGNSTCTGIARGMGLDLLKSFLKANQGRLEIYSHRGYTVIDMDTELHLDRCSRFQGTLVNITLKCDESFFDLAS from the coding sequence ATGTTCAGCTTGCTGCAGCAAATAGAGGGTCATGGTCTGCAGGTCATCTTCGATTTTACAAATTGCAACTTCCTTCGGCAAAACGCAGTGGCCTTCCTCGGAGGCATTGCCAGGATGGTGAACTTGCGGGGCGGCACCGTAGAGTTTGCCTTGGACACTTTAGGCAACGATATTCGGGCCAATCTGGCTCAAAACGGCTTCCTGGAAGCTTTCGGCTACCCAGAACAGCCATGGACAGGGAACTCCATTCCTTACCGGGAAGACCCATGTGGCTCTGTAAACACTGAAGAGGAGGTTGTTAAGTACCTTGGTTCATATTGGCTTGGCAGAGGCTGGCTGCAAATCAATCCTTCTTTGAGAGACGCCATTGTTGGTAAGGTTTGGGAGATCTACGCAAACGCCTTCGAGCATGGGCGTTCGGACATCGGGATATTCAGCTGTGGCCAGTTCTACCCGAACCTTCGAGTCCTCAAGTTAGCGGCTGTAGACTTTGGAGTGGGTATCCCAGCCAATGTTCGGGAATGTCTCAGCAAACCGGAAATGAGGGACTGCGATGCTCTACGGTGGGCTCTCTGTGCAGGCAACTCCACATGTACAGGGATAGCCCGTGGAATGGGACTCGATCTCCTCAAAAGCTTTCTTAAGGCAAATCAGGGCAGGCTTGAAATATACAGCCACAGAGGCTACACTGTGATAGATATGGACACTGAGTTACATCTGGATCGATGTTCGCGCTTCCAGGGCACTCTGGTAAACATCACTCTCAAGTGTGATGAGTCGTTCTTTGACCTGGCTTCGTAG
- a CDS encoding STAS-like domain-containing protein has product MRQEVFTLIGKYAMTPDAGQVVYEKIYPQLQAGRQVELDFDRVEIFASPFFNYAVGQLLGSIKPEALDRLLIVQNLGAAGKTALARVLENARQYYSDEHVREAHDRVLSEQAATV; this is encoded by the coding sequence ATGAGACAGGAAGTGTTCACCCTCATTGGGAAGTATGCAATGACTCCTGACGCAGGTCAGGTTGTCTACGAGAAAATATATCCACAATTGCAGGCCGGACGGCAAGTGGAGCTTGATTTTGACAGGGTGGAAATATTTGCCTCCCCATTTTTCAACTATGCAGTCGGTCAGCTCCTCGGGAGTATTAAACCGGAGGCTCTCGATCGCTTGCTAATCGTTCAAAACCTTGGTGCGGCTGGCAAGACAGCTCTTGCAAGAGTGCTGGAAAATGCCCGGCAATACTACAGTGACGAGCACGTGCGCGAGGCTCATGACCGTGTCTTGAGCGAGCAGGCTGCAACTGTCTGA
- a CDS encoding DUF4351 domain-containing protein, with the protein MRESWVYQEIFDKGKLQGVRRIILRQLTQKLGKLPADFVQEIESITDSERLERLGLLGLQADDFDSLRAQI; encoded by the coding sequence ATGCGTGAGTCGTGGGTATATCAAGAGATTTTTGACAAAGGGAAACTGCAAGGTGTGCGCCGCATAATTTTGCGCCAGCTCACCCAGAAACTTGGCAAACTGCCTGCCGACTTCGTGCAGGAGATCGAATCTATTACTGATAGTGAACGCCTGGAACGACTCGGTTTACTCGGCTTGCAAGCTGACGACTTCGATAGTTTGCGTGCCCAGATATAA
- a CDS encoding branched-chain amino acid transaminase, with product MTQPSSEPVIYLRGRFVPDSEASLSVRTHAFLYGTAVFEGIKAYWAPERETMFIFRAEEHFRRLVQSCRILRLKAPLDIRRMVELSAEIVVRNGCREDTYLRPIVYKADRRIGPILEIPDTVDDFCLFTAPMSAYLDTHKGLHVCVSSWRRIDDNMIPARAKCNGAYVNTALIKTDAALAGFDDAIALSDDGHVAEGSAMNLFLVRDGRLVTPAVSNNILEGITRATVIELARKELGIPVESRQVDRTELYVAEEMFLCGTATEVAAVTRIDHRAIGDGTVGPITRAIQDLFDQAIHGRLPDYMHWLTPAGTPVLSSQD from the coding sequence ATGACCCAGCCATCTTCCGAACCCGTCATCTACCTGCGCGGTCGCTTCGTCCCGGACAGCGAGGCTTCTTTGAGCGTGCGCACCCATGCTTTTTTGTACGGCACCGCCGTCTTCGAGGGCATCAAGGCGTACTGGGCGCCCGAGCGCGAGACGATGTTCATCTTTCGCGCCGAGGAGCATTTTCGCAGGCTGGTGCAAAGCTGCCGCATCCTTCGCCTCAAGGCACCCCTGGATATCCGGCGGATGGTGGAGTTGAGTGCGGAGATTGTTGTGCGCAACGGCTGCCGCGAGGACACTTACTTGCGCCCGATTGTCTACAAAGCCGACCGGCGCATCGGTCCAATCCTGGAGATTCCCGATACGGTCGACGACTTTTGTCTGTTTACCGCCCCGATGAGCGCCTACCTGGATACGCACAAAGGTCTGCACGTCTGCGTCTCCTCCTGGCGCCGCATCGACGACAACATGATCCCGGCGCGCGCCAAGTGCAACGGCGCCTACGTCAACACCGCGCTGATCAAGACCGACGCCGCTCTGGCCGGTTTCGACGACGCCATCGCCCTATCGGATGACGGCCACGTCGCCGAAGGCAGTGCGATGAATTTGTTCCTGGTGCGCGACGGCCGACTGGTCACCCCAGCGGTGAGCAACAACATCCTCGAAGGGATCACCCGCGCCACGGTCATCGAACTAGCCCGGAAAGAACTGGGGATCCCAGTCGAATCGCGGCAGGTGGACCGTACTGAACTCTATGTTGCCGAGGAGATGTTCCTGTGCGGCACGGCCACCGAGGTGGCGGCGGTCACCCGCATCGACCACCGCGCCATCGGCGACGGCACCGTGGGACCGATCACCCGGGCGATTCAAGATCTCTTCGACCAGGCCATCCACGGCCGTCTGCCCGACTATATGCACTGGCTGACCCCCGCTGGCACCCCAGTGCTGAGCAGCCAGGACTGA
- a CDS encoding hydantoinase B/oxoprolinase family protein: MDAIELEVMVHALAGIAEEMMARLVRAAYSSNIKERRDCSTALFDGRGRLVAQAAAIPVHLGALGDAVAAVRAMDPKPGEIWLLNDPFAGGSHLPDLTLVTAIAWLDRPQERLGYAVSRAHHSDVGGMRPGSMPADSTEIFQEGLVIPPTRVGAAGALDENVLGLILANVRQPAQRRGDLRAQMAAGQLGAERFARMGSDLGADRLAGALDAVIVYTERRVRERIAALPDGTYRAVDYLEGPEGEEIAIQVAVEIAGDGVRIDFAGTASQVLSNLNAPVAVTRSAVAFALRALLDPHLPANDGAMAPVELVLPEGSLVAARWPAAVVAGNVETSQRIADAIILALGSVAGGLAQGQGTMNNLILGNRRFSYYETIGGGQGASACGDGLDGVHVGMSNTLNTPIEALELEFPLTVRRYELREDSGGAGFYRGGWGIVREVQVHEDCSLSLLSDRRTHAPQGAAGGAAGRPGRNRLNGEPLPGKTSRALKAGDVITVETPGGGGWGA; encoded by the coding sequence ATGGATGCGATCGAACTGGAAGTGATGGTCCATGCCCTTGCCGGCATTGCTGAGGAGATGATGGCGCGGCTGGTGCGCGCCGCTTACTCTTCGAATATCAAGGAGCGCCGCGACTGCTCGACGGCCCTTTTCGACGGGCGGGGCCGCCTGGTGGCGCAGGCGGCGGCGATCCCGGTGCACCTGGGGGCGCTCGGGGACGCAGTGGCGGCGGTGCGGGCGATGGACCCAAAGCCGGGGGAAATCTGGCTGTTGAACGACCCGTTCGCGGGCGGCTCGCACCTGCCGGATCTGACCCTGGTGACGGCGATTGCCTGGCTGGATCGGCCGCAGGAGCGATTGGGCTACGCCGTCTCCCGCGCTCACCACAGCGATGTGGGCGGCATGCGGCCGGGTTCGATGCCCGCCGACTCCACCGAGATTTTTCAAGAAGGACTGGTGATCCCGCCTACGCGCGTCGGTGCGGCGGGGGCGCTCGACGAAAATGTGCTCGGTTTGATTCTGGCCAACGTCCGCCAGCCTGCCCAGCGCCGGGGGGATCTGCGCGCCCAGATGGCGGCGGGTCAATTGGGGGCGGAGCGCTTCGCCCGGATGGGGAGCGATCTGGGAGCGGACAGGCTCGCGGGCGCCTTGGACGCGGTCATTGTCTACACCGAGCGGCGGGTGCGCGAGCGCATCGCTGCCCTTCCCGACGGCACCTATCGGGCCGTCGACTACCTCGAAGGCCCCGAGGGCGAGGAGATTGCGATCCAGGTGGCGGTGGAAATAGCCGGCGATGGGGTGCGCATCGATTTTGCGGGCACCGCGTCCCAGGTACTTTCCAACCTCAACGCGCCTGTCGCGGTCACCCGCTCGGCGGTGGCGTTTGCCTTGCGCGCCCTGCTCGATCCGCACCTGCCCGCCAACGACGGGGCGATGGCGCCGGTAGAACTGGTGCTGCCGGAGGGTTCTCTGGTGGCGGCGCGCTGGCCGGCGGCGGTGGTGGCGGGCAACGTCGAGACTTCCCAGCGCATCGCCGATGCGATCATCCTCGCCCTGGGCAGTGTCGCGGGCGGCCTTGCCCAGGGGCAGGGCACGATGAACAATCTGATCCTGGGCAACCGCCGCTTCAGCTACTACGAGACGATCGGGGGCGGCCAGGGGGCGAGTGCCTGCGGCGACGGCCTCGACGGGGTGCACGTCGGTATGAGCAACACCCTTAATACCCCCATCGAGGCGCTCGAACTGGAATTTCCGCTCACCGTCCGGCGCTACGAACTGCGCGAAGATTCGGGCGGGGCGGGCTTCTACCGCGGCGGCTGGGGGATCGTCCGCGAGGTGCAGGTGCACGAAGATTGCTCCCTTTCGCTATTGAGCGATCGCCGCACTCACGCTCCCCAGGGGGCGGCGGGCGGCGCGGCGGGCCGACCGGGCCGCAACCGGCTTAACGGTGAACCGCTTCCAGGCAAGACTTCGCGCGCGCTCAAGGCGGGGGATGTGATCACCGTCGAGACACCGGGGGGTGGCGGTTGGGGAGCATAG
- a CDS encoding Get3/ArsA fold putative tail anchor-mediating ATPase NosAFP yields MARVISLLGKGGVGKSTLTLAMAQAEARRGKRVLVLSLETVSTIGLLLDARLEGEPTEVEPHLWAVHFSTTALMERNWNRLRTAEEEYSRIPLFREVYGQELGALPGLDQFLAMSALRDYDLSGKYDYLFFDGVAGQEQLRMFAVPDQLSWYTRRLGEAFQKSAIGQVLSPFLEPIARAILTVNISTENVRSTTGRFTDILDEGKSVMQNPNRLLLFLVSTADPLALTVARQLWGASQLLGLGVGGALIRGEADGKEAFAPLPVRTIPEASLTDLIGCVEGLAGLDPVGFPKPFVVDEQARTVRIFLPGFGKKQVELNQYGPELTLRAADHRRNFILPASFRGLRASGAKFQDNYLIVSFG; encoded by the coding sequence ATGGCGCGCGTGATTTCTCTGTTGGGCAAAGGCGGGGTGGGCAAGAGCACTCTTACCCTGGCGATGGCCCAGGCGGAGGCCCGCCGCGGCAAGCGGGTGCTGGTGCTCAGCCTGGAGACGGTGAGCACGATTGGCCTGTTGCTCGACGCCCGCCTGGAGGGCGAGCCCACCGAAGTCGAACCGCATTTGTGGGCGGTTCACTTCAGCACCACCGCGCTGATGGAGCGCAACTGGAACCGGCTGCGCACCGCCGAAGAAGAATACTCGCGCATTCCTCTTTTTCGCGAGGTCTACGGTCAAGAGTTGGGGGCACTGCCCGGACTCGATCAATTTCTGGCCATGTCGGCGCTGCGCGATTACGACCTGAGCGGCAAGTACGACTATCTATTTTTTGACGGCGTTGCCGGGCAGGAGCAGCTGCGCATGTTCGCTGTACCCGATCAGCTGAGCTGGTACACCCGCCGCCTGGGTGAAGCCTTTCAAAAATCGGCCATCGGCCAGGTGCTCTCGCCGTTTCTCGAACCGATTGCCCGCGCCATTCTCACCGTCAACATCTCCACCGAGAACGTCCGCTCCACCACCGGCCGCTTTACCGACATCCTCGATGAGGGCAAGTCGGTGATGCAGAACCCTAATCGCCTGCTGCTTTTTTTGGTGAGCACCGCCGATCCGCTCGCCCTCACCGTCGCCCGCCAGCTGTGGGGAGCAAGCCAGCTGTTGGGCCTGGGAGTCGGGGGAGCGCTGATACGCGGCGAAGCGGACGGCAAAGAAGCCTTCGCCCCCCTGCCGGTGCGCACCATACCCGAGGCGTCACTCACCGATCTCATCGGCTGCGTCGAAGGGCTCGCGGGTCTTGACCCAGTGGGCTTTCCCAAACCGTTCGTCGTCGATGAACAAGCGCGCACCGTGCGCATCTTTTTGCCGGGCTTCGGCAAAAAGCAGGTCGAACTCAACCAGTACGGCCCCGAACTGACGCTGCGTGCCGCCGACCATCGCCGCAACTTCATCCTGCCCGCGAGCTTCCGGGGGCTCAGGGCGAGCGGGGCCAAATTCCAGGACAATTACCTGATCGTCTCGTTTGGATAA
- a CDS encoding SDR family oxidoreductase — protein MGALKDKNVVVVGGSRGVGRIIVEAAIAEGACVLAVARGQEALAQLSREVPEAATLVCDATEEGAPAVVFAALQPDVLVVCAGAIPPSTPVQEQSWIEFSVNWEADVKASFLFCKAALLQPLAPGALVILISSGAGLGGSPISGGYAGSKRMQMFLAGYTQKESDRLALGLRFLALAPGGIMPDTGVGDAAVAGYSRYLGISASDFVRRRADPPSPEDVARAVIGFADASRTADGAAFVVTGSGVAPLR, from the coding sequence ATGGGCGCGTTAAAAGACAAGAATGTCGTGGTGGTTGGTGGCAGTCGCGGCGTGGGCCGGATCATTGTCGAAGCGGCGATCGCTGAAGGTGCCTGCGTGCTCGCGGTGGCTCGGGGGCAGGAGGCGCTTGCTCAGTTGTCGCGTGAGGTGCCCGAGGCGGCTACGCTCGTTTGCGACGCAACCGAAGAGGGCGCTCCTGCGGTGGTGTTCGCGGCCCTCCAGCCTGATGTATTGGTGGTTTGCGCCGGAGCCATACCGCCAAGCACGCCCGTACAGGAGCAGAGCTGGATTGAGTTCTCGGTGAATTGGGAGGCGGACGTGAAAGCGTCGTTTCTATTTTGCAAAGCTGCCTTGCTCCAGCCGCTGGCACCGGGCGCATTGGTCATCCTGATTTCGAGCGGAGCGGGTCTGGGAGGGTCGCCGATTTCTGGGGGCTATGCCGGGTCGAAGCGGATGCAGATGTTTCTCGCCGGTTACACTCAGAAGGAATCGGATCGGCTCGCGCTCGGGCTGAGGTTTCTGGCGCTCGCGCCCGGTGGGATCATGCCGGACACCGGCGTCGGCGATGCGGCCGTCGCGGGCTACTCGCGCTATCTCGGTATATCGGCTTCGGATTTTGTGCGCAGGAGGGCTGATCCGCCGTCACCTGAGGATGTCGCGCGTGCGGTCATCGGTTTCGCAGATGCTAGCCGGACTGCCGACGGAGCTGCTTTCGTCGTCACAGGAAGCGGTGTAGCGCCGCTTCGGTGA